In one Gopherus evgoodei ecotype Sinaloan lineage chromosome 1, rGopEvg1_v1.p, whole genome shotgun sequence genomic region, the following are encoded:
- the LOC115647986 gene encoding olfactory receptor 51G2-like, translating to MSAVNDTTFNSAVFLLTGIPGQEDVHLWISVSFCLVYVISIVGNSVILFIIKTDPSLHEPMYIFLSMLAVTDLGLLISTMPTILGIYLFNSREISFEACFAQLFFIHSLQLNESSMLLLMAFDRFVAICNPLRYTSILTVQTIDNMGLISVLRSLTVIFPLPFLLKKFRYCQANVLSHSYCLHQEVMKMACSDISVNSIYGLFITFLTVGLDSLLIFLSYVMILNTALNIASNAECLRALNTCVSHLCAVLLFYTPMIGLSVIHRFGKGSSPLLQTVLSYISLLLPPLINPIVYSMKSRHLRAGISRALVKCRVSS from the coding sequence atgtcagctgtcaatgacaccacATTCAACTCTGCAGTGTTCCTGCTCActgggatacctgggcaggaagacGTCCATCTCTGGATCTCTGTCTCCTTCTGCTTAGTGTATGTTATTtcaatagtaggaaattcagtcattctgttcattataaaaacagatccaagcctccatgagcccatgtacattttcctttccatgttggccgtcacagaccttggcttattGATATCCACCATGCCAACGATACTGGGCATATATTTGTTTAACTCTCGGGAGATCAGCTTCGAAGCCTGTTTTgctcagctgttcttcatccactcaCTTCAGTTAAATGAATCCTCCATGctcttgttgatggcctttgatcGCTTCGtcgcaatctgtaacccactgagatATACTTCCATCTTAACCGTGCAGACAATAGACAATATGGGACTGATAAGTGTGCTAAGAAGTTTGACTGTAATATTCCCACTCCCGTTTCTACTGAAAAAGTTCCGATACTGTCaagccaatgtcctctcccattctTACTGCCTGCACCAGGAGGTTATGAAGATGGCTTGTTCAGATATCTCAGTGAACAGCATCTACGGCTTGTTTATTACATTCTTAACGGTGGGATTGGATTCactgctcatcttcctctcttatgtgatgatcctTAATACAGCACTGAACATCGCGTCCAATGCAGAGTGCCTCAGGGCCCTGAACACCTGCGTCTCCCACCTCTGCGCCGTCCTGCTCTTCTACACACCAATGATCGGCCTGTCTGTGATACACAGATTTGGAAAGGGATCATCTCCCTTGCTTCAAACTGTCCTGAGCTacatctccctgctgctcccacccctgaTTAATCCAATCGtgtacagcatgaaaagcagACACCTGCGTGCGGGGATAAGTAGGGCATTAGTCAAGTGCAGGGTCAGTTCATGA
- the LOC115647994 gene encoding olfactory receptor 52K1-like, with the protein MSDSNTTRFSNPSTFILLGIPGLEEAHIWISIPFCTMYAIAILGNFTILFIVKTEPSLHVPMYYFLCMLAITDLVLSMSTLPKMLSIFWFSSREINFIACLTQMYFLCSFSVMESGIFVAVAVDRYVAICHPLRHSTTMTNHMVFKIGLTVVLRGAILVLPYPFLTRRWPYCRTNIILHTYCEHMAMVKLACTETRVNGYYGLFVAFFVPSLDVFFIAVSYILILRAIFSPPTKDAQLKTFGTCFSHFCAILTFYIPVIFSSLMYHFGHDVALWFHVAIANVYLLVPPMLNPIIYGIMTKQIRKWLLRLVIHKGT; encoded by the coding sequence atgtcagattccaacacaaccaGGTTcagcaacccctccaccttcatcctactgggaattcctggcctggaggaagCCCACATCTGGATCTCCAttcccttctgcaccatgtatgccatagccatcttggggaacttcaccatcctgttcatcgtGAAGACGGAGCCGAGCCTCCATGttcccatgtactatttcctctgcatgctggccatcaCCGATCTGGTCCTATCCATGTCCACCCTGCCCAAAATGTTGAGCATTTTCTGGTTCAGTTCCAGGGAGATCAATTTCattgcctgcctcacccagatgtacttccTTTGCAGCTTCTCTGTGATGGAGTCAGGGATCTTTGTTGCCGTGGCAGtggatcgctatgtggccatctgccatcccctgagacattccaccaccatGACAAACCACATGGTGTTCAAGATTGGCCTGACCGTGGTGCTGCGTGGTGCCATTCTGGTACTGCCTTATCCCTTCCTGACAAGGcggtggccatattgcagaaccaacatcatcctGCATACGTACTGTGAGCACATGGCCATGGTGAAGCTGGCCTGCACCGAAACACGTGTTAATGGTTACTATGGTCTCTTTGTGGCATTCTTTGTGCCTAGTCTGGATGTGTTTTTTATTGCCGTGTCCTATATTctgatcctcagggccatcttcagcccCCCCACAAAGGATGCCCAGCTCAAGACTTTTGGGACCTGTTTCTCCCACTTCTGTGCCatcttaaccttttacatcccAGTTATCTTCTCCTCTCTCATGTACCATTTTGGCCATGATGTGGCCCTATGGTTTCATGTTGCCATTGCCAATGTGTACCTCCTGGTGCCtcccatgctaaaccccatcatctatgggATAATGACCAAACAGATCCGGAAATGGCTTCTCCGGCTTGTTATTCATAAAGGGACCTAA
- the LOC115647992 gene encoding olfactory receptor 51G2-like has protein sequence MSAVNDTKFNSAVFLLTGISGQEDIHLWIAVPFCLIYVISIVGNSGILLIIKTDPSLHEPMYIFLSMLAITDLGISISSMPTILGIYLFNSRKISFSACFAQIFFIHSLSKTESSVLLLMAFDRFIAICNPLRYSSILSLPRIGKMGLVFALRNLVLVFPLPFLLKRFRYCRVNVLSHSFCLHQEVMKLACSDITVNSIYGLYIKLLTMGLDSLLIFLSYMMILKTVLSITSKAGRLRALNTCVSHLCAILLFYSAEIGPALIHRFGNGSSPLLQTVLGYISLLLPPLINPIMYSMKSRHLRAGIIRALVKCRISS, from the coding sequence atgtcagctgtcaatgacaccaaattcaattctgcagtgttccttctcaccGGGATATCTGGCCAGGAAGACATCCATCTCTGGATCGCTGTCCCCTTCTGCTTAATTTATGTTATTtcaatagtaggaaattcaggCATTCTGttaattataaaaacagatccaagcctccatgagcccatgtacattttcctttccatgttggccatcACAGACCTTGGCATATCGATATCCTCCATGCCGACGATACTGGGCATATACTTGTTTAACTCTCGGAAGATCAGCTTCAGTGCCTGTTTTGCCCAGATATTCTTCATCCACTCGCTTTCAAAAACTGAGTCCTCCGTCctcttgttgatggcctttgaccgcttcaTCGCAATCTGTAACCCGCTGAGATATTCTTCCATCTTAAGCCTGCCAAGAATAGGCAAAATGGGACTGGTATTTGCACTAAGAAATTTGGTTCTAGTATTCCCGCTCCCATTTCTACTGAAAAGGTTCCGATACTGTCGAGTCAATGTCCTCTCTCATTCCTTCTGCCTGCACCAGGAGGTCATGAAGTTGGCTTGTTCAGATATCACAGTGAATAGCATCTACGGCTTGTATATTAAACTCTTAACAATGGGGTTGGACTCactgctcatcttcctctcttacatgatgatcctcaaaacagtgctgagcatcacatCCAAAGCAGGGCGCCTCAGGGCCCTGAACACCTgcgtctcccacctctgtgccatcCTGCTGTTCTATTCAGCAGAGATCGGCCCTGCTCTGATACACAGATTTGGAAACGGCTCATCTCCCTTGCTTCAAACTGTCCTGGGCTacatctccctgctgctcccacccctgaTTAATCCAATCATGTACAGTATGAAAAGCAGGCACCTGCGTGCAGGGATAATCAGGGCATTAGTCAAGTGCAGGATCAGTTCATGA